In the Kwoniella shivajii chromosome 2, complete sequence genome, one interval contains:
- a CDS encoding peptidyl-prolyl cis-trans isomerase H, which yields MASSLDPPAGVTRPIVFFDVSIGDTPAGRIKMELFSDITPKTAENFRQLCTGEHRVNAIPQGFKKSTFHSIPQFMIQGGDFIRNDGTGSFSIYGAQFEDENFKVKHTGPGLLSMANSGPGTNGCQFFVTCAPAEFLDGKHCVFGRVIDGLLTVRKVENVPTGANNRPKLVVRITECGEM from the exons ATGGCTTCATCACTGGACCCACCAGCAGGTGTAACGAGACCTATAGTTTTCTTTGATGTCAGTATAGGTGATACACCAGCAGGAAGAATAAAGATGG AACTGTTCTCTGATATTACGCCAAA GACAGCAGAGAATTTTAGACAACTATGTACCGGTGAACACAG AGTTAATGCTATACCGCAAGGATTCAAGAAATCTACTTTCCACAG CATCCCACAATTTATGATTCAAGGAGGTGATTTTATTCGAAATGACGGTACAGGCTCGTTCTCTATATACGGAGCACaatttgaggatgagaattTCAAAGTCAAACATACCGGTCCAGGATTATTAAGTATG GCGAATTCAGGTCCTGGGACTAATGGTTGTCAA TTCTTCGTCACTTGTGCTCCGGCAGAATTCTTAGATGGGAAACATTGTGTTTTCGGAAGAGTAATAGATGGTTTATTGACTGTTAGAAAAGTAGAAAACGTTCCTACAGGAGCTAATAATAG GCCGAAGTTGGTAGTTCGAATAACTGAATGTGGTGAGATGTAA
- a CDS encoding histone H3 — protein sequence MARTKQTARKSTGGKAPRKQLATKAARKQAPSQVSGGVKKPHRYRPGTVALREIRRYQKSTELLIRKLPFQRLVREIAQDFKTDLRFQSSAIGALQEASEAYLVSLFEDTNLAAIHAKRVTIQPKDLQLARRLRGERS from the exons ATGG CTCGAACTAAA CAAACCGCTCGAAAATCCACTGGTGGTAAAGCTCCCCGAAAGCAAC TCGCCACCAAGGCAGCAAGGAAGCAAGCTCCTTCTCAAGTTTCAGGAGGTGTTAAGAAACCCCACAGATACAGACCTGGTACCGTCGCTCTCCGAGAAATCAGAAGATACCAAAAATCTACCGAACTCTTGATCAGGAAACTTCCTTTCCAAAGACTCGTCAGAGAAATCGCTCAAGACTTCAAGACCGATC TCCGATTCCAATCTTCTGCTATCGGTGCTCTCCAAGAAGCCTCCGAGGCCTACCTTGTCTCTCTCTTCGAGGACA CTAACCTTGCCGCTATTCACGCCAAGCGAGTTACCATCCAGCCTAAGGATCTCCAACTCGCTCGACGACTCCGAGGCGAGCGATCTTAA
- a CDS encoding deoxyhypusine synthase, with protein sequence MSTDNAHASVLMPSEALPENAVHVKGPDLSKPIDLQSLLQSYETIGFQATGLARAIQLVEEMRKQRSNPDEPLTLFLGYTSNLISSGLREILRFLAQHKLIDCLVTTAGGVEEDFIKCLGSTVLGDYHLDGAGLRKKGLNRIGNLLVPNSNYCAFEDWVVPILDTMTNEQEERGTKWSPSSVINRLGKEIDNEESVYYWCYKNDIPVFCPALTDGSLGDMIYFHTYKSSPLQLNIDIVADIRLLNDMSVKSKKAGMIILGGGVCKHQIANAMLFRNGADYAVYINTGQEYDGSDSGARPDEAVSWGKIRAGAESVKVYADATLVFPLVVAATFGKAHWEATSKQV encoded by the exons ATGTCAACAGACAACGCTCACGCAAGTGTATTGATGCCCTCAGAGGCATTACCCGAAAACGCAGTTCATGTAAAAGGACCAGATTTAAGTAAACCTATAGACCTACAAAGTCTGCTTCAGAGTTATGAGACTATTGGATTTCAAGCTACCGGTTTAGCCAGAGCTATTCAGCTTGTCGAGGAGATG AGGAAACAACGGTCCAACCCTGATGAACCCCTAACACTGTTTTTGGGATATACATCAAACTTGATATCATCAGGTTTAAGAGAAATCTTACGGTTCTTGGCACAACACAAACTTATAGATTGTCTGGTTACTACCGCTggaggtgtagaagaagactttATCAAATGTTTAGGATCGACAGTATTAGGTGATTATCATTTAGATGGCGCTggattgaggaagaaagg GTTGAATCGAATCGGGAATCTACTTgtaccaaattcaaattaTTGTGCATTCGAAGATTGGGTCGTACCGATATTAGATACAATGACgaatgaacaagaagaacgAGGGACTAAATGGAGTCCTAGCAGTGTCATAAATAGATTAGGTAAAGAGATAGATAACGAAGAGAGTGTTTATTATTGGTGTTACAAA AACGACATCCCGGTGTTCTGCCCTGCGTTGACAGATGGTTCTTTGGGAGACATGATCTACTTCCATACATataaatcatcacctttacaactcaatatcgatatcgTAGCTGATATCAGACTGTTAAATGATATGAGCGtcaaatcgaagaaagcAGGTATGATCATTTTAGGAGGTGGTGTTTGTAAACATCAAATCGCAAATGCAATGTTGTTT AGAAATGGTGCTGATTATGCTGTATATATCAATACTGGACAAGAG TatgatggatcagattcAGGTGCCAGACCAGATGAAGCTGTATCGTGGGGTAAGATTCGTGCTGGAGCCGAAAgtgtcaag GTCTACGCGGATGCTACTCTCGTATTTCCTCTCGTGGTAGCTGCTACTTTCGGTAAAGCTCATTGGGAGGCAACCAGCAAGCAGGTTTAG